From Chryseobacterium gallinarum, one genomic window encodes:
- a CDS encoding ribonuclease H-like YkuK family protein, whose protein sequence is MGSTQDFGSCSLGSDPNESTIEIRNGKPETTTGRSFITHHFINYQLKYVEKMETQQQTWQNMNGKIFQHSITQLVEEAIIREQANGHRLKVCVGSDSHVYGNAINYATAVVFIREGKGAFTFIRKEREIQNISIKERMLNEVNKSVEIAYAICSVLDAYGVEMEVHADINTDPDFKSNVALKDAMGYILGMGYVFKAKPYAFASSNCADMMV, encoded by the coding sequence ATGGGAAGCACACAAGACTTTGGCTCTTGTAGTTTAGGTTCGGATCCTAATGAATCAACAATAGAAATTAGAAATGGGAAGCCGGAAACAACTACTGGCAGATCATTTATCACCCATCATTTTATCAATTATCAATTAAAGTATGTAGAAAAAATGGAAACGCAACAACAAACATGGCAGAATATGAATGGAAAAATTTTCCAGCATTCTATCACCCAGCTGGTAGAAGAAGCCATCATCCGCGAGCAGGCCAACGGACATCGTCTGAAAGTATGTGTAGGATCAGATTCTCACGTATATGGAAATGCCATCAATTATGCTACGGCAGTAGTATTCATTCGTGAGGGAAAAGGAGCGTTTACCTTTATCAGAAAAGAAAGAGAGATACAGAATATCAGTATCAAAGAGCGAATGTTAAATGAGGTAAACAAATCTGTGGAAATTGCCTATGCGATCTGCTCTGTGCTGGATGCTTATGGAGTAGAAATGGAGGTCCACGCAGACATTAATACCGACCCGGATTTCAAATCCAATGTAGCTTTGAAAGATGCAATGGGTTATATCTTGGGTATGGGATACGTGTTCAAAGCAAAGCCTTATGCTTTCGCAAGCTCTAACTGTGCTGATATGATGGTTTAA